GAAGCGGCTCGTATCGTGGGAGGATGATCTGGACGTCGCAGAGCTCCCCGTTTCAAGCCGCAATATTGAAATGACGGAATGGCTCGCCCGTTTGCCGCAATCGCAAAGCGATATCGTGTTTAAGCGCTTTTGGCTCGGGATGTCCAGCCAGGAAATCGGTGAGCAACTGGGCATGCCGGCAGCCACGGTTCGGTACAAATTGCAAACCGCCATCAAAAAATTGAGAAAACTATGGGAGGAAGATATGAAATGAGCAGAATAATCGAGAATGTAGGGATGTTGGATCTTACGCAGGCAACGGAGGAAACCGTAACAAGCATCGAACGGATCGGAAACGTGGGACTTGTAATCTACCGGGCAGAGACGGCACATCTGCTCACGCTGTTGAAAAATGCAGGCAATATCGGCAAGACGCTTGAAATTCCGGAGGGGCACCGTTATTACAGCGGTACGCTGCGATTGGACGAGGAATATTTTCAGCTTCTGGAGCAGCCGGACCGCGTGTTCGTTAACGGCACGGTCATTATCGATAAAGAAGTATCTCTTGAAGTATTCCAGAACGGTACGCTGCACCTGGTGGTCAACGGCCAGGTCTATGCTCCCCGGCATCTGGCCGGAGCTGTTACCGCTGCGTTGATCAAAGCGGGGGGAGCCAGCGCGGAAATACACGCGTATCAATACGAGCCCAGGTTCGAGTCCGGGAAGGTTCAATTGAATAATGCGTATCTGGCCTCCAGCAACGAGCCCATGGAGCTGGTGTTGAACGGCATAGTTCAACTGGATAAGGAACTGGATATGGAGCAGTTCACGGCCCGAATTGAAAGTATCCGCGTTAACGGCAAGGCGGTTATTCATGAACATCAATCTCCTTATTTCTACGAAAAATTGAAAACGATAAACGGCTTGGTCGAGGTGATCCCGGCAGGCTTCGAATATGTAACCAAACCCGTAAGGCTAAACGCGAGAACCGCTCGGCGCTTTAAAGACCATAAGCTCTACACGAATAAGCCGCTCATTCTCGAGGCGGACGTGACCCGGGATGCCTTCAGCCAGGCCTTGTCAGAGATACAGTCGACTTCGTTCATCATTTGCAGCGAGGAGATCGAGGATTTGGTTTGGGAGCGCTGTCCCAACCTGAACACGGAAATCGTAAGTTATGAGCGGCTCTTTGTTTTCATCAACGGCGAGGAGACCTGGTCGAGGGATCAACTGCTGGCTTTGGGGCAGCCGGCTAGCTTTATCGTTGACGGGACGCTGACCTTTGACGATGACGTGACTGAGGAAGACATTAAGGCTTCGCTGTCCTCCCTGGATCTTTTCGGCGAAGTCGTTGTAGGGGAAAAAAGAATTAAAGGCATTTTGTACCCTTACCTTCGAGTAAACAATGGAAGTATCATAGTGAAGGGGACGGAAGAGGCGCTTGCAGGTATTGGTAATGTCGGAATGTTGTCGCTATAAAAAGAAATGAGGAATGAAACCATGAATATCAATAATGAAGATATTGCCAAACAGCATGTTCGCGATCTCCGTCAGGAATTGGAACGATGCAGGATGGCAACGAAATTGCGATCTAAACGCAATCAAGCGGCCAACACCGCAACGACTGCACGTACAGTCGATGGAAAGTGGAAGTCGCTGCTTAATACCATCATCATGATGGGAAGAAGAATGCTCTAATCGGTTGAGCCGGTTATGGCACCAAACGAATCTATACGAATCGTCGATGCGATAAGCGTCGGCGATTTTTTTATTTTTAACTACCGATAGTTAAAAAATATTGACACTTCCCATTCTTAGATTTAAAATTCTACCTATCGGTAGTTAAAAAAGGAGTGGGATCATACGTTGAAAAAGAAAGACTTAACCTCGCAGCAGATCGTTGAGGCCGCCATCGGATTGTTTGCGGTTCATGGCATCGAGAAGACCAGCCTTGCGATGATTGCCGGCGAGGTGGGTATTACGAAACCGTCGATCTACTACCATTTTGCATCCAAGGATGAACTGGTGGAGCGCGTCTTTGATTATATGTTCAGCGATTATCATTTCGATCATTATTTCTCCCTGACCGAAATGAACGAGCACAACTTCGCGGAGAAGCTGTACCAAGGGGGATTGCGCATGTTTCCGGAGGAGGAAGAGGCTTTTGTGCCGGTCATGCGCCTATTGAATGAGTTCATGCTGACCACAAACCGGAGTGCCAATTACGGCCAGCGGGTGATAGCTATGCAGCAATCGTTCCTGGACGGCTTTCGGGAACTGATGCGGTTAGGAGCAGACTTCGGGATCATTGAGCGGCAGAATGCAGATTCCAAAGCGTATGTTCTGGCACTGGTCATTGATAATGTCACGAGTTATATCATGATGGATATTCGATTGGATTACCAAGCGATATGGAGGGAAGCGGTGAACAGTACCCTCAGGAAAGGGGCGGATATACTTGAATCACGGGATGGAATACAGTGACCTTGGATTATCCTCTTCTGACCGGATCCTGATTTGGGCGGTACCGCCGTTATTAGGCGCGGTTGTCGGCTGGTTTATACCTGCAATCGCGGATTGGGCAACGGGCCTCGCCTGGGTGCCTTTTCAAGGACCGCTGGAGTTAATCGCATCTATACAAGGACCTTGGGTCGTCATCGTAACCGCTATTCTGGGCTTGCTTGCGGGCATGGTACTCTCCCATATTGCCATTAAAGAAAGCCTTGCCGTTCGTCTGTCGGATCAAGAGATCAGACTCCGCATGCATGATGCCGAACAAACGTTTACGAGAGACGAGGTTTCTGCGGTCTTTCTGGATGGCAAGCAGTTGGTCCTGCTGGGCACTGAGGGGCAGGAACTCTACCGGGAGAAACCCGAAGCCAAGCGGGATGCCTTAGCCGAAGCCTTCAAGCGGCACGGTTACTCCTGGAGAGACCGCGATCCGTTCGCCGATCATTATGTCCGATGGGTTGCCGATTCGCCGGAACTGACGCCCAGCCTGAACGCGCTCTTCCTGGCACGGAAGAAGGCGATGGAGAACGAGGATAAAGAAGATGCAGCCGATCTGCGCCGGGAACTATCGAAGCTGGGAATTACGGTACGGGATGACGGAAAAAGACAGTATTGGCGGCAGCACGGCCGCCGGCCCTAACGGCCTTAGGAAGCAGTCGTAATTGTCCCGATCATACGCTACACACACTCATCACGCCACCGCCGATGCCGCGATCATCGGCGGTTTTTTAATGGATCTTCGCGTCACTGTCGTTTGCCATGACATTTATTCCCCCTCTCATCGAACAAAATGACACCTCACCCGCTTAGACGAGCCTGCAGCAAACAATATCCCTCTATCGGCAAGACATCCGGCAGTCCTCTCTTCCCATGAGAAGTCTTACAATGAAAGCGATACCTCAGCGAAGGAGATGTCTTATGAATTTTGATCTGAATATCGTACCTTTCAGCCGAAGAGAGTCCTTCTTGGCAATTTCCCTCCTGCCCGCGGCAAAGGACCGCAGACCAGGACTTTACCTGCGAACCGTCCGCGGAGGAGATGACAAGTTTGGCGAGGCGTTTCTGATAGAGCTGCTAAACCGGCAGAGCGAGCCGGTTCCGTTTGAACCTATGGCATCACCCGACAAAATCAGGCTAAAGGCCTCCGATTCGGAGGGTCATGCGGACATTTGTTTATCGGACTCCCGGACCGTCCGATTCCGCTCGGAAGGCTGCGGCATCCGGCTTACCTTTTTTCCAGCAGCGTATGATTACGCCTATGAGACCCATCCGGACAGCTGGGAGGTGAACAGCTTCACGCATGGCTGCCGCTTCATGCTGACCCGGCTTGCAGGCCAGATGGGCATGGAGGTCGAATGGAACGAGATCAAGAGCTCGCGGGTGACCGCCGACTTCTCCATGGACGCGTTAACCAATATAGCGGAATTTGCGGTAGAGGAGTTCATGACCGTCATGACCCCACGCAAGGAATGGGAGTCCTTCGACGAGGCGGTTCATAGCGTCCGGGAAGATTATGCCGCATGGCTGAACAACACCCTTACCGTCTCTGAGCGGTGGCAGGAAGCAAGGGAGCTCGCGGCCTATATTACCTGGTCCTGCGTGGTTCCGGCCGAAGGCTGTCTGACCCGCCCAGCCATGTATATGTCCAAGAATTGGATGACCAACATCTGGAGCTGGGACAACTGCTTTAACGCGATGGCCCTCGTGCGGCATCAGCCGGAGCTGGCCTGGGATCAGTTCATGATCTTTTTTGACCGGCAGGATGAGAGCGGCCTGATCCCTGACTTCGTGAACGATAAATACGAGCTTTGGAATTGCAACAAACCACCGATTCACGGCTGGACACTGGCCTGGATGATGCGTCGGACCGATTTCATTAAGGAGACCCAACTGCGCGAGGTCTATGGCCCGTTATCCAAATGGACGGAGTGGTGGTTCACGCACCGGGACCATGACGGCGACGGCATTCCCCAGTACAACCACGGCAACGATTCAGGCTGGGACAACAGCACGGCGTTTAATAACGGCATTCCCGTCGAGAGCCCTGATCTTGCCGCCTATCTCATTATTCAGATGGAGACGCTGGCCGAAATCGCAGGTTTGCTGGGCCTGACCGAGGAGTCGAGCCAATGGAGACAGAGAGCGGACGATACGCTGGAGCGTTTGATTCGACACTTCTGGAAGGATGGCCGGTTCACGGCCTGCCGCTCGGGAACGCATGAGGTATCCGAGGGAGACAGCTTGCTGCTGTTCGTTCCCATCCTGCTGGGAAGACGCCTTCCCGAGTTTATTCGCAAGGCTCTACTGGAAGGACTTCGGGATGAAAGCCGATTCCTGACAAGCAACGGCTGGGCTACCGAGAGCGTAAGCAGCCGCTATTATAAGGCGGACGGATATTGGCGCGGGCCGATCTG
Above is a window of Paenibacillus sp. FSL K6-1330 DNA encoding:
- a CDS encoding RNA polymerase sigma factor; its protein translation is MEVCDLYENLKEDVRRYARSIAKHAYEADDLVQDAFMKAIKEPNLAALPLHKQKAWFFRVVKNRMIDISRREKRLVSWEDDLDVAELPVSSRNIEMTEWLARLPQSQSDIVFKRFWLGMSSQEIGEQLGMPAATVRYKLQTAIKKLRKLWEEDMK
- a CDS encoding TetR/AcrR family transcriptional regulator, whose product is MKKKDLTSQQIVEAAIGLFAVHGIEKTSLAMIAGEVGITKPSIYYHFASKDELVERVFDYMFSDYHFDHYFSLTEMNEHNFAEKLYQGGLRMFPEEEEAFVPVMRLLNEFMLTTNRSANYGQRVIAMQQSFLDGFRELMRLGADFGIIERQNADSKAYVLALVIDNVTSYIMMDIRLDYQAIWREAVNSTLRKGADILESRDGIQ
- a CDS encoding DUF308 domain-containing protein codes for the protein MNHGMEYSDLGLSSSDRILIWAVPPLLGAVVGWFIPAIADWATGLAWVPFQGPLELIASIQGPWVVIVTAILGLLAGMVLSHIAIKESLAVRLSDQEIRLRMHDAEQTFTRDEVSAVFLDGKQLVLLGTEGQELYREKPEAKRDALAEAFKRHGYSWRDRDPFADHYVRWVADSPELTPSLNALFLARKKAMENEDKEDAADLRRELSKLGITVRDDGKRQYWRQHGRRP
- a CDS encoding trehalase family glycosidase, whose translation is MNFDLNIVPFSRRESFLAISLLPAAKDRRPGLYLRTVRGGDDKFGEAFLIELLNRQSEPVPFEPMASPDKIRLKASDSEGHADICLSDSRTVRFRSEGCGIRLTFFPAAYDYAYETHPDSWEVNSFTHGCRFMLTRLAGQMGMEVEWNEIKSSRVTADFSMDALTNIAEFAVEEFMTVMTPRKEWESFDEAVHSVREDYAAWLNNTLTVSERWQEARELAAYITWSCVVPAEGCLTRPAMYMSKNWMTNIWSWDNCFNAMALVRHQPELAWDQFMIFFDRQDESGLIPDFVNDKYELWNCNKPPIHGWTLAWMMRRTDFIKETQLREVYGPLSKWTEWWFTHRDHDGDGIPQYNHGNDSGWDNSTAFNNGIPVESPDLAAYLIIQMETLAEIAGLLGLTEESSQWRQRADDTLERLIRHFWKDGRFTACRSGTHEVSEGDSLLLFVPILLGRRLPEFIRKALLEGLRDESRFLTSNGWATESVSSRYYKADGYWRGPIWAPSTMLLVEGVAAAGDMELATEIAQRYCRMVSLSGMAENFDALTGAGLRDRAFTWTSSVFLILGHEYTL